From the Pristiophorus japonicus isolate sPriJap1 unplaced genomic scaffold, sPriJap1.hap1 HAP1_SCAFFOLD_715, whole genome shotgun sequence genome, the window ACCAtataaactcaagagaatacaagccaagtttatacaacctgtcctcataatttaaccctctaggcCCTGGTATCATTCCGTGAATCTGCCATGCAATTCTTTAGCCATCCAAGGCTTTACTAAGGTCTGGTGTCTAAaagtgactctatccctctccccaacttctgtctgaggctgaaacggactgttcgcaaccttggtgtcgtctttgaccctgaaattagcttttgtccacatatccgcagcataactaagaccgcctatttccacatcatccatctccacccttgcctcagctcatccgctgctgaagccctcatccatgcctttgttacctctagacttgactattccaacacactcctggctggtctcccacattctaccttacataaactcgaggtgatctaaaactcagctgcccatgtcctaactcgcaacaagtcccactcacccatcactcctgtgcttgctgacctacattggcttccagttaagcaacgactcgatttcaaaattctcaaccttattttcaaatccctccatggcctcgcccctccctagctctgtaatcttctccagccccacaaccccccgagatgtctgtgctcctctaattctgccctcttgagcatccctggtaacaatcgctcaaccattggtgactatgCCTTCTGGTGCCTAGGCCCAAAgatctagaactccctgcctaaacctctccacctctctacctctctttcctccttcaagacgttccttaaaacctacctctttgaccaagcttttggtcacctgccctaatatctccttctgtggctcggtgtcaatttttaaaaatcttataacactcctgtgaagcgcctttggacgtttcactacgttaaaggtgttctataaataaataagaacataactaataagagcaggagtaggccatacgacccctcgagcctgctccgccatttaatacaatcatggctgatccgatcatggactcaggtccacttccccaccagctccccataacaccttattcccttatcgtttaagaaactgtctatttatgtcttaaatttattcaatgtctcagcttccacagttctctgaggcagcgaattccacagatttacaaccctctgagagaagaaatttctcctcatctcagttttaaataggcagacccttattctaagattatgccctctagttctagtctcccctatcagtggaaacatcctctctgtatccaccttgtcaagccccctcataatcttatacgttttgataagaacacctctcatccttctgaacttcaatgagtagaggcccaacctactcaacctttcctcataagtcaaccccctcatctctggaatcaaccttgtgaaccttctctgaactgcctccaaaacaagtatatcctttcgtaaatatggaaaccaaaactgcacgcaatattccaggtgtggcctcaccaatatcctgtacaactgtagcaagacttccctacttttatactccatcccctttacaataaaggccaagattccattggccttcctgatcacttgctgtacctgcatactaacctttagtgtttcatacacaagtaaccccaggtcccgctgtactgcagcactttgcaatctttgtccatttaaataataacttgctctttgattttttttttctgccaaagtgcatgacctcacactttccaacattatattccatctgccaaatctttgcccactcacttagcctgtctatgtccttttgcagattttgtgtatcctcctcacatattgcttttccacccatctttgtatcgtcagcaaacttggctactttacattcagtctcttcttccaagtcattaatatagattgtaaatagttgggatcccagcaccgatccctgcagcaccccactagttactgattgccaacccaagaatgaaccatttatccctactctctgttttctgtttgttagccaatcctctatccatgctaatatattacccccaaccctgtgaacttttatcttgtgcagtaaccttgtcaaatgctttctggaagtccaaatacaccacatccactggttcccctttatccattctctatgttacatcctcaaagaattctagcaaatttgtcaaacatgactttcccttcataaatccatgctgactctgcctgactgaattttgcttttccaaatgtcctgctaccgcttctttaataatggactccaacatcttcccaaccacagatgttaggctaactggtctacagtttcctgctttttgtctgcctccttttttaaataggggcattacatttgcagttttctaatctgctgggacctccccagaatccagggaattttggtaaccctaaccctaaccctgacaaatgcatccactatccctgctgctacttctcttaagaccctaggatgcaagccatcaggtccagggcatttatctgcctttagtcccattatcttactgagtatcacctccttagtgattgtgattgtgttaagttcctccctcccccatagccccttgactatccactgttggaatattattaatatcctctaccgtaaagactgatacaaaatatttgttcagagtttctgccatctccatgttccgcattactaattccctggtctcatcctctaagggaccaacatttactttagacactcttttcttttttatatacctatagaaacttgctATAcaagttggtggtgttgttgttgtagTGATTGAACTTTGCACAGATCCAAGACCAGAAACTCTGTGCCCTTCTGGGGCGGGATTCTAGTGAAGAATCAGCAGACGTAACAAAAGCTGGGGTAGAACTCAGCTCTGAACATTTGACAGCACGTATAGCATATTACAATTTGGGCGGGTGGGGGAGTTCACGGGCTACCCACGAATCCTGCTGGATAGGCTTCTGATAGACCCAGTGGTACCACAGTGACATCCAGAAACGGCAATTCATTCCTGGGGAAATCTATAGACATTGCATTGTTGGCATTGGATCCAAAGAAAATAacgtaagagcataagaaataggggcaggcccctcgagcctgctccatcatttaataagatcatggctgatctggtcttggcctcaactccacttccctgcctgctccccataacccttgacacccatgtcgttcaaaaatctgtctatctccaccttaaatctattcaatgacccagcctccacagctctctagagcagagaattccaaagattcatgaccctcttgagagaagaaattcctcctcatctccgttttaagtggggaccccttattctgaaactatgccccttagttctagattcacccgcgaggggaaacatcctctctgcatctaccctgtcaagccccctcaaaatcttacacattcaataagatcacgtctcattcttctaaactccaatgagtataagtccaacctgctcaacctttattccaCGGCTTTATTCTACTTACCCTCTTCGTCCTGACTCCCCTTCTCGGAGTGGTGGGATGCTGCTCCAAGATGTTGTTGTGCGGGCACAATGGTGGCACCTGAATTTGTTATCCACCTGCATGTTAAATTTGGCACAGTGAGGCACTAGGACCCAGGAGAAGTGGCTGCATGAGCGGTAACGTTCTGACTCACTGGGCAGCACATCTATTCAGAACTATTTAAGTAACTCAACACTCCAGGATCACATTCACCTCTCTGGACATTGGAAGCAAAATGCACCGAGCTTATCAACCTATCATGCCAACCAGCAATAAGTATCTGCAGCAGAAATGGGACAAGAATGATTACCAAAAGCATAGGACAAAGGTCAGGTGGTGTCGAACATAGTAAAAAATCTGAATGTCTAATTAAAAATAtgtttcaaattcttccatggcctcgcctcttcctatctctgtaatcttttccagccccataaaccaccccctccccccccccccccctctccgcgatatctgcgctcctctaattctgccctcttgagcatcccagattctaatcgctgaaccatcggtggccgtgccttctgttgcctgggccccaagcttggagctccctccctaaacctctccgcctctctatctttctttttcctttaaaacactccttaaaacctacctctttgaccaaggttttagtcacctatgctaatttctactttatgtggctcggtgtcaattttttttgttttctcacactcctgtgaagtgccttgggacatttcactacattaaaaatgctatataaatacaagttgttgttgtttcatctAAAAGTTTGTGAGGGAGTGTGTTTTTAGACTCCCTGGTACCATTCTTCTtaagaactctgcgctcctccaattctggcctctggcctcttgcgcatctccgattttaatcgctccactattgtcagcttaaccttcagctgcctgggttctaagttctcgaattccctccctaaatctttctgcctctctatctctctctcctcctaagatgctccttaaaagctacctttttgaccaagttttggtcATCTCTCCTGACGTGGCTCAATGtagaattttgtttgataacgctgctgtgaagcaccttgggacaaaacaggcacacacagagacagagaatgatgccTAGACATGAGTTAGAGTGTAGACAGACTCGTACTAATATATAGATATAGGAAAACTCGTATGAACAAATACCTCTTAAGgacgttatgatgaatctttataaaacacgggttcggcctcaactatagtgttgtgtccaattctgggcaccgcactttaggaaggatgtgaaggccttagagagggtgcaaaaaagatttacaagaatggttccagggatgtgggacttaagTTACATGAATACACTGTAGAAGctagggctgttctccttagagcagagagggttgagaggagatttgatcgaggtgttcaaaatcatgaggggtctggacagaatagatagcgagaaactgttcccattggcggaggggttgagagccagaggacacagatttaaggtgattggcaaaagaaccaaaggcaactggAGGAAAGACTTTTAAAATAaatgcagcgagtgattaggatctggaatgcactgcctgaaagggtggtggaggcagactcaattgtggctttaaaaagggaatttgataagtacctgaaggaaaaatatttgcagggctacggggaaagggcgggggagtgggactagctgaaatgctcttgcagagagccggcatgggctcgataccttctgtgctgtaaccattctatgcgaTATTCAGCAGTAGCCTCGATCAAACCTTCCTGCTCAGCTCCAAAGACAAATGCGGTCTCTcgctccctttgtcttctgagcatgcgcggaTGACGCCTGACCTCCTAGGTTGCTGGAAAAGTTAATTGCCTGGaaaaaaaagcgcatgcgcagaatggccattgctatggacgccggccttgcatgattgaatacatcgctatcgcctatttcacatcgctatggctattgcccaaattaaaaagatgaaactagcattttttttaaatggccgataTTCTGGCGGTTCTGAAAAGTGAGACAACCACTAATGCTGGAAAcatcgcccattttggggcgatagcgataacaatggaaagtctagccctatgattctattgaCGCTGGCATCTACAGGCATGATGTCAGATCATGACAGCTCAAACATTCGCTGACAAGGGTTTAAGGGGAAAACCCGGTGGCTTCTTCCTTGCTGCCACTACTCGTCTCAGCAGAGCCTCCCCCGGCTCCTCCCAGCCGTGCCAAGCCTGCTCTTTAAATTACAAGCTAAAAATGTTTGCAAGAGGCAGTGAATCTCCAAATTTTGAGAACAGTAGAGAGTTATAATGGGCAAaaattgctgtcggaggcttcccacaggcggatgcctccgaccgaaattttttttacacaagtacctggtggtcccggaggaacaaatACTTCCCGTCCGCGATCTAGATGTGCAGCCCAGAGCAGAgacccacgcatcccaggagcgtaagtgcaacctgggatcacgtgggcctgcaccatcaatgaacatggagtattctcattcatagtaatggtgagttccatttgtacagagctcccattactatcaatgagaatagcccCAAAAACTCAGAAACACAATACATAAatgaaaaaaacacctcacatatttaaaattaattgaaattgaattaaattaaatgttttttttattgtgttttaatagggttaaaataaacttaccttaatggacagggtttttagtgtaaaaattagtgataacatgtaattttctgttttttaaaactcctacgctggtaaaagcaggccttacgtctCCACCCGCGAAGACCCTTCTCCCAGCGGGTGGAGATTTGTcagatcgcaagtgctgggtttaTGCGCATCgtgcacctaaacccggaacttgcggggcctcttcgggtgcatgtgcacatcgtacccgcccggagaggccgcaatttatggccGATTgtctgtaacgtatttgcttcatgggttctttgcttaagaattcaatgcaacacattgcaattaagaactagttggtttattagcaaaggtttaacaatcacactacacattaccagttcatccaccaggctcacaaccacctgcctcatcgtgaatcccctgaacccaactggctggggttttattgagacttttgaacatcatgtgactagctaagcccctcccaactcaacatctctgcaaacctgtgagcatactcaccggtgcatacattacaatgtctCTAGTGTTGGAAGGGGATAGCCTTACTCTTCCGCTCAAACAAATTCAGCTGCAGGAACATTCACCACATCAATGCTGTAGGTGAAGCTTTCTTCTATGTGAAATGTTTGACACCATGTTATAAGTATCTGCCATCCACAGGTGCAAAGGGCCTCCGCAGTTGTGGACACCAAAGGACCTCAGACCCCTGTACATCTTCAAATCAAGCTAAAGACGCTGCAGGTATAACGTGTGacatctttttaaaaaattcattcccgagttgtgggcgtcgctggcaaggccggcatttattgcccatccccagttgccctgaggCGTGATACAACTGAGAGGCCTGCGAGCCAACTTCAGAGGGCCGTTATCACGTCAacaatgttggtgtgggactggagtcacatataagcccagACAGGGTAAGGACGGTAGGTTTCCTTCCCCAAGGGACATCAGGTGAGATTTTACCATAATCCAacagctttatggtcacttttactgaaaccAGCTTTTTGTTATTTgccccacatttttttttaaacggaattcaaattctcaaactgccatggtgggatttgaactcacgttctctgcattactagtccagtaacgtaaccactatgtCACTATGTCCCAGCTCCAGTGCAGATTCAAAATGTCACAGACAACAGATCAGGAAGTATTTCTAAAGGCTCTGCTCCCAATGTGGAGCCATTCCAGGGAACGCTGTGACATGTGCTGCCATCTGGTGAAGTTCCGCACTGGCTGAAGATGTTCCCTTTCCCAATCCAAGGACACCGTGGTCAATATTAGCATTGCTGTTGTCATCCTGACTGAGATTAACTGTCCCAGCACACACCAGGGATTGAAACAGGGATCTTCCTgaacagttttaaaattctcatccttgttttcaattgccTCCGCGGactaaaccctccctatctgtataacctccttcagccctgcaaCCATTCCGTGATCtctgggctcctccaattctggactcttgcatTTCCCTGATTTTCTTTGGTTTATCAtcagcagccgtgccttcagctgcctagaccctaaattctggaattacctccctaaatctctccatctccttttgagacattccttaaaacctacctctttgaccaagcttttggtcacttgtcctgaaAGCTCCTTATGTTAGAGAaagaaaaacttgaatttatatagcgcctttgacaaccaccggacgtctcaaaatgctttacagccaatgaagtacttttagagtgtagtcactgttgtaatgtgggaaacgcggcagccaacttgcacacaacaagctcccacaaacagcaatgtgataatgaccagataatctgtttttgttttgttgattgagagataaatattggtcaggacaccggggataactcccctgctcctcttcgaaatagtgccatgggatcttttatgtctccctgagagagcaaacggggcgtcggtttaacatctcatccgaaagacagcacctccgacagtgcagcactccctcagcactgcactggagtgtcagcctagatttgtgctcaagtctctggagttggtcttgaacccacaaccttctgacttagaggtgagtgtgctacccactgatccacagctgacactatataaatgcaagttgttattacatGGCTCAACTACTCACTCCATTGACCAAATACATGATCAGGTGATCTGCGGGTTCAGTTCTTCAAGATGCCCCCACGGAGTGGACCAATTGGGAACTTGGGCAGTTTTTTTCGACTGTGGTTGACGAAATCAAGAGTCAGGCAAAGTTCAATATGAACATCGACAGAACAGTGAACCTCAGCACCAACACGCTGTGCCGTGGAGTGAAGATGCCCAGGTGCACGCCCAAAGCCCCCATTGTAAACATtgaactcctgtccttcactgtgcTGTCGAATGGAGACAGCAAAGAGAAGCCGGACACTTGGGAGCTGGTTGTCCGGCTCTTCATTCGATCACATGGTCGGTATGAGGGAGACTCGAAAAGGGGCGGAAACAAGTTCCACACATAGAGGTAAAGTCTCATTGAGCCAGTGCTACAGAATGAGTATGTTATAAAcggtaagagattgggaaatgttggtgtttagaggcacctgggtgtccttgtacacgaatcactgaaagttaacgtgcaggtacagcaagcaattaagaaaacaaatggtatattggcctttattacaagaggttttgagtataagagtaaagatatcttactgcaattatatagggccctcgtgagacagcacctggagtattgtgtacagttttggtctccttacctaaggaaggatatactggccattgagagagtgcaacgaaggttcaccagactggttgctgggatggggggattgtcctatgaggagagattgagtagactaggcctatattctctagagtttagaagaatgagaggtgctctcattgaaacatacaaaattcttacagggcttgacagggtaaatgcagggaggatgtttccccctggctggggagtctaaaaccagggatcacagtctcagaataaggggttggccatttaggactgatgtgaggagaaacttcttcacgcagaggtttgtgaatctttggaattctctatccaagagggctgtggaggctcagtcgttgagtatattcaagacagagatcgataggtttttgaatattaagggaatcaagggatatggggatagtgcaggaaagtcgagttgaggtagaagatcagccatgatcttattgaatggcggagcaggctcgaggggccgaatggcccactcctgctcctatttcttatgttcttcttatgagtGTTAGATTTTGTTGATGAATTCAGCGATAATTAGCCCAAATGTCTGCAGAGAAATCAGATGCGTTGATTGTAACTGATGACTGACTGTCCTTTCTTCAGATACAGAAAGAGCGTTTGGCCGTTATCACAAGAGACAATCAGATCCTTTCCTCCAAATTAGCTGACATCATGAGATCAAATGGGACGGTGGAGAATTGGAATAACTACACATATAAAAGGTACGGAAATTAGCGGGAGGCAGAGAAGGCTTAATATTTGGGTTCTTATTGAGGCAATCGGAAAATTTCTGCCAACATGCGTTGCGGTGAGTGGTGTGCATTGACAAACCTCAATGCCCAATTcattacacttaaaaaaaaagaaagggctggattttcggttgtctaacgcctcagttagcgcccagagggggcgttaatgggagcgttagAGGTTACTGACCAGGCGTgcagcgtttagcgccccgacggaaaattcattagcagttccccgggggcgcaaaccagtagcgcctgactGCTGTCGATCATTCCGATCATGTCGTATTCCTGGCACTATACACACGCTTTTGCCCCGGTCGGAAAATTAGCTACAAccacctcattgagcgcccgccaagaacaacgtctggaaaaacagtgggtccaggcttgcagagttgttaactggcggctacttaaaaggatgaggaatcgcttccctcggaggtcacagtcagtgcaacgtttacacacagcacggtgcgggagcctccgagtttgcagcgacaAACAGACATaaaagttcagcttgagaaaaagtgattttgaaaactttatttgtacattactatgccgcgcctttaagactcggcttttcccgggatctgaatcggagttcggcaTATGCGCAATGACTCAGTTAAATTTAGTGCAGGTGTTTTCATTAGCGCCCACCCCCCCAGCTCTgatgtgcaacagctgatttaatgcccctgtcagctcttcgaccgattctgacgaacttctgggcggagggcgcaaatTTTTAGAAATCACTAAAATGACCGTTCCACCTGGATTAAAGCCCCAAATGAAGAGAGAAACttccatttatattgcaccttgcacgacctcaggatgtcccaaagcgctttacagccaattaaatacatttgaagtgttgtcactgttgtgatgtaggtaatgcagcagctaatttgcgcacaacaagctcccataaacagcaatgtgataataaccagataatctgtttcagtgatgttggttgagggataaatattggtcagtgaGAACTAATGTCTCAAGGACACATGCTAGATGCAACACATTTATAGAACTAGATTAAACACAGCGGGTTGCTTTAACTCACTAAAGATCATTTAAACCAATAATCTGGAATACACAATCTGAAATGGTGGCGGCAAcagtttcaatagtaactttcaaaagggaattggatcactaCTTAAAAAAACTTTGCAGGGCTAAGCTTTAGTgttgcagctgtggctcagtgggtagcacactcacctctgagtcaaaaagttgtgtgttccaagtcccactccaggaacttgaacacagaaAATCTAGGCTTgatactccggtgcagtgctgagggagtgctacattgtcgaaggtgccatctttcggttgagacgttaaaccaaggccccgtctgctctctcaagtggacataaaagatcccatggcactatttcgaagaagagcaggggcgttctccccggtggcctggccaatagttatccctcaatcaacataacaaaaagaaacacagattatctcgtcattatcacattgctgtttgtgggagtttgctgtgtgcatattggctgctgtgtttcccacattacaacagtgactacactccaaaaatgttcttcattggctgtaaagcgcttt encodes:
- the LOC139256369 gene encoding uncharacterized protein CFAP97D2 is translated as MHRAYQPIMPTSNKYLQQKWDKNDYQKHRTKVQRASAVVDTKGPQTPVHLQIKLKTLQIQKERLAVITRDNQILSSKLADIMRSNGTVENWNNYTYKSLNAEKRQRELMQISHENQAILHRITHCESEYNRSRLKEEWEKAERVQKDITRYPRGLNTEQKSGKKAPIREVGGSMSDDTSDEIQEQRRLQQ